CGCCAGTTGCTCATCGACCAGGTAGGTGCTGCACAGTTGCGACTCCGCCTCCTGGTACAGCAACCCGGCGCTCAGCATCATCCAGGCGCCGTTGATGACAAAGAAGCCCTGCACCACGGGGCCGGCCGCTTGCCATGAGGCGCGCGCCAGCAGCCCCGCCAGCACCATGCTCGCCACCTTGGCCATGCCCATGGTGCCCGCCAGCGTGGCTGCGTCCAGCGCCACCGGCAGCATCCAGTAGCTGACGATGCACCACGCTGCCAGCAGGCCCGGCAGCCCCGCCGCGTTCCATGGCGCCAGCCAGGCCGCCAGCCGCGGCCCGGCACAGCGCGCCGCCCACCAGCCGGCAAGTACCAGCAGCGGCAATTCCAGGCCCATATGCCTGGCCATGGTCGCCTCCAGCCATGGGCGCAACAGCGCGGCCACGGCCAGCATCAAGCCTGGCAGGCAGGCGTGCCAGCCGGGTGCAAGCCGCACCTTCACAGCCGGCTGCGCAGCACGTCGGCCAGCGCCAGGTCCGGCCGCTCCACGTCATAGGCAGCAGCCAGCCGGCCTTGCGCGTCGACCAGGAACAGCGCGGCATTGTGCGAGTAGCCGCCCAGCCCATCGGGCAGCACGACGATGCCGAAGGCGTCGAGCAGGCCGCGCAAGCGCGCGGGCTCGGCCACCGTGGCGAAGGTCCAGATGGCGGGATCGGCGCGCAGCGTGCGCGCATAGGCCCACAGTGCGGCGGGCGTATCGCGCGCCGGGTCGAAGGAGAGCGTCAGCAGGCGCACGCGGTCCTGCAGGCCGCGCTCGCGCAATTGCTGCTGCAGCCAGGCCTGCCCCGACGCGCTGGTACGGCAGATTGCCAGGCATCGGGTGTAGACGAAGGTCACCAGCGTGACGGGGCTGTCGTGCTTGCCAGTACTTTCGCCCTGCAGCGTGGGGCCGCCAAAATCGAGCTGCCGGCCAGCCTGGTCGAACAAGGCCAGCGCCGGCAGCTCGCGCGGGGCGCGCGCCAGGTCCAGGCGCCGGGCGCCGTCGGCGCTGACCGTGCGCAAGCCGCGTGTTGTGGCGAACACCGCCGCACCGGCCAACACCAGTACGAGCGCAACCATCGCCAGCGTCTTGTTCCACGCACGCGTCATGGCTTGGGGACACCTCCCATGGTCATGAATGCCTGCAGCGCTTCGCCGCCGTGCCAGGGTGCTTTTTGCGCGACGGAAGCCGCGCGCGCCGCCGCCACCTGCGCGGCCTCGACCGGCGCGGCGCCATTGCCCCACTGGCTGCGGATATGCGTAGCCAGCGCCGCGATCTCCTGGTCGGAGAACTGCTCGCCAAAGGCCGGCATGGCGCCGTTGTAGGTAGTGCCGAGCACATCCAGCGGGCCGGTCATGCCGTGCAGCAAGATCTGCGCGAGGCGTTCCGGATCATCGTTGACCCAGGGGGAGCCTGCCAGCGGCGGGAATACGCCGGGAATGCCTTGCCCGCTGGCCTGGTGGCAAGCCTGGCAGTTGGCGGCGAACAATAGCTTGCCGTCGGCTAGGCGGCCCTGCCCGGCCGGCGCTGCCAGCGCGGCCAGGTCGCGCCGGTCGCCCAGCGCGGCGCTGCCGTCGGCGCGCTCGATCAGGATGTAGCTGATGGCCCAGACCAGCAGGCCGCACACCAGCGCCAGCACGATCTTGGGCACCGGGTTGTGCTGCTCGACGGGATCGGCGTTCTCTGTCTTATGGGCTTGCGAGCGGGTCATCGTGGCTGGCTTGCGCACCGGGCGCGCGTGGCGCCGGCGGGCTGGAGGTGGATTGAGAAGAAGTGACCGCACCGAACGGGTTGGACGGCGCGGTCGAAACGGATGCCAGCGTGACGCGCAGCGGCGCCTGGCCGGTCGCGCCCGCCGCTGAGGCCTGCTCCACCACCGGGTAGGTGTGGCGCAGGCCAATCAGGTAGGCGACCAGGTCCAGCGCCTGTGGCGTGGCCACCACCACCTTGCCCGGCGGCACCGTGCCGCCGGGCAGCGCGACCACCTTGTCGCTCTTGCCGACGGCGCCTTCCGGCTTGAGCTCAAACAGGAACGGATAGCCCGGCATGATGCTGTCCGCCACGTAGGCGCGCGGCTGGTAGAGATGGCCCAGGTGCCAGTCGGCACTCGGCTGGCGCACGCCGATATTGAACAGGTCGGGCCCGGTGCGCATGGTGCCAAGCAACGGCGGGCTGTCGTAGTGGTAGTCCGCCGCCACGGACGGGCGGCCCCAGCCGCGCGCGCCGTCGGCACGGCCCGCGCCGGTGGAGCTGGGCTGCTGCGTATGGCAGGCGATGCAGCCGTTGGCGAGATACACCTCGCGCCCGCGCAGCTGCTCGCTGGTATAGGGTGCCAGCGCCGCCGGCGCGGGCACATCCTTGAGCTGCAGGAAAGGCACCACGATCATGGCCGAGGTGGCGAGCGAGAGCGTGACCATGGCCCCGCCCACAAGTTTGAGTTCGTTTTCCATGTTCAGGCGGCCGCTTGGGAAACCATGCGATCGGTCTGCGCCAGCGCCGAAGGACGCAAGACCATCAAGGCAAAGTGAAAGGCAAAGACCAGATGGCCGAGCGTCATCAACGCGCCGCCCAGCGAGCGCCCCTGCAGCCACGGCAGCGTAACCGTCACCGATTCCATGAAGGGACGCGCCGGGTCCAGCAGCGCCAGGCCCTGCAGCACGCCGCCGATGCTCAGCGTGATGAGGTAGGTGGAGAAGCCCGCCACCACCAGCCAGAAATGCAGCGAGATCAGCGCAGGCCGGGGCCACGGCGCGTCGA
The Cupriavidus basilensis DNA segment above includes these coding regions:
- a CDS encoding SCO family protein, giving the protein MTRAWNKTLAMVALVLVLAGAAVFATTRGLRTVSADGARRLDLARAPRELPALALFDQAGRQLDFGGPTLQGESTGKHDSPVTLVTFVYTRCLAICRTSASGQAWLQQQLRERGLQDRVRLLTLSFDPARDTPAALWAYARTLRADPAIWTFATVAEPARLRGLLDAFGIVVLPDGLGGYSHNAALFLVDAQGRLAAAYDVERPDLALADVLRSRL
- a CDS encoding c-type cytochrome, with the protein product MTRSQAHKTENADPVEQHNPVPKIVLALVCGLLVWAISYILIERADGSAALGDRRDLAALAAPAGQGRLADGKLLFAANCQACHQASGQGIPGVFPPLAGSPWVNDDPERLAQILLHGMTGPLDVLGTTYNGAMPAFGEQFSDQEIAALATHIRSQWGNGAAPVEAAQVAAARAASVAQKAPWHGGEALQAFMTMGGVPKP